The Fluviicola sp. genome segment TAATGTGCATCGGTAGTTTCAACCATTAAAACGCGGATTTGTGAATCCTCTTTGCCTTTTTCAAACCAGGCATCCATCGTTTTATTCCAGTATTTATCTATTCTTGCCTGGTCCTTTGAAACAGTTCCTCTGCCGCTGACTGACAGGAAATTATAATCTCCGACATGACTGTAGGCAATATCTACCTGCTTGTTATCAATTAAATTTTTGCAGGTGTTGCTTTCTGCAGATATTAACATCCAAATATTGCCATGTTCATCAACTTCCTGGCGGCTTAGAGGTACAATATGTAACTCATCATCTTTACTTCGTGTAATAACCATTCCGATATCTATTTTGTCTACTAGCTCGGTAAGTTTTTTTACAGCCTCCGCATTATTCAAATTTTCTGTGCTCATACATATAAGTTTTTGAAA includes the following:
- a CDS encoding pyridoxamine 5'-phosphate oxidase family protein, producing the protein MSTENLNNAEAVKKLTELVDKIDIGMVITRSKDDELHIVPLSRQEVDEHGNIWMLISAESNTCKNLIDNKQVDIAYSHVGDYNFLSVSGRGTVSKDQARIDKYWNKTMDAWFEKGKEDSQIRVLMVETTDAHYWDNKTNKLVTFFKVATSAITGAKMDIGREGNLDL